A window of the Proteus terrae subsp. cibarius genome harbors these coding sequences:
- the sohB gene encoding protease SohB: protein MEYILQYGLFLAEIVTVVVAIIAIVLFFVVIGNKKQNRKGTLRVTDLAEAYEEKQRVMQQAKMDDAELKVWYKAFKKQQKKENKQSKNNAKEGKKGVVKPCLYVLDFNGSMDAHEVGALREEISAILSVAQSGDEVLLRLESPGGMVHGYGLAAAQLTRLKEKGIKLTAVVDKVAASGGYMMACVADKIVAAPFAIIGSIGVVAQIPNIHRLLKKNDIDVELHTAGEYKRTLTLLGENTEEGREKFKQDLNETHLLFKSFVHKYRPQLDIDSVATGEYWYGSEALNRGLIDEVGVSDDWLIGHINDFEVLSVQYVTKKKMVERVTGGAVESIDKLMMRWVQRSKKPLL from the coding sequence GTGGAATATATTTTGCAATATGGACTGTTTTTAGCAGAAATTGTCACTGTTGTTGTGGCGATTATCGCTATCGTGTTGTTTTTCGTCGTGATTGGAAATAAAAAGCAAAATCGTAAAGGGACATTAAGAGTCACAGATCTTGCTGAAGCCTATGAAGAAAAACAGCGCGTTATGCAACAAGCGAAAATGGACGATGCTGAATTAAAAGTCTGGTATAAAGCATTTAAGAAGCAACAGAAAAAAGAGAATAAACAGAGTAAAAACAATGCGAAAGAAGGTAAAAAAGGCGTTGTAAAACCTTGTTTATATGTGCTTGATTTTAACGGTAGCATGGATGCCCACGAAGTGGGTGCATTACGTGAAGAAATCAGTGCTATTCTTTCTGTTGCACAATCGGGTGATGAGGTATTACTGCGTTTAGAAAGTCCGGGTGGTATGGTTCATGGTTATGGGTTAGCAGCAGCTCAGTTAACGCGTTTAAAAGAAAAAGGCATTAAACTGACTGCGGTTGTCGATAAAGTGGCTGCCAGCGGAGGATATATGATGGCATGTGTAGCAGATAAAATTGTTGCTGCACCATTTGCGATTATTGGCTCGATTGGTGTTGTGGCTCAAATCCCTAATATTCACCGTTTACTCAAGAAAAATGATATTGATGTTGAGTTACATACTGCTGGCGAATATAAACGCACATTAACTCTATTAGGCGAAAATACCGAAGAAGGACGTGAGAAATTTAAGCAAGATTTAAATGAAACACATCTGTTATTTAAATCATTTGTGCATAAATATCGCCCTCAACTTGATATCGATAGTGTTGCAACCGGTGAGTATTGGTACGGCTCAGAAGCACTAAACAGAGGCTTAATTGATGAAGTTGGTGTGAGTGATGATTGGTTGATCGGCCATATTAATGATTTTGAAGTTCTCTCTGTCCAATATGTTACCAAGAAGAAAATGGTCGAACGTGTTACAGGCGGTGCAGTGGAAAGCATTGATAAACTGATGATGCGTTGGGTACAAAGAAGTAAAAAACCGCTACTATAA
- a CDS encoding YciN family protein, whose amino-acid sequence MSTQTTPITTEMLLEKANKIICEHEDYIHGMRADSVEQKGNVLVFKGEFFLDEQGLPTAKSTAAFNMFKHLAHVLSDKYHLE is encoded by the coding sequence ATGTCAACACAAACTACACCGATTACAACAGAGATGCTACTTGAAAAAGCGAATAAAATCATATGTGAACATGAAGATTATATACACGGTATGCGTGCTGATTCGGTTGAACAGAAAGGTAATGTCCTCGTATTTAAAGGTGAATTTTTTTTAGATGAACAAGGTTTACCTACTGCAAAAAGCACCGCAGCATTCAATATGTTTAAGCATTTAGCTCATGTGTTATCTGATAAATACCATTTAGAATAA
- the topA gene encoding type I DNA topoisomerase, translated as MGKALVIVESPAKAKTINKYLGNDYVVKSSVGHIRDLPKSGSGSQKSENSSATKGVKKVKKDEKSALVSRMGVDPYNGWNANYQILPGKEKVVAELKALAEKADHVYLATDLDREGEAIAWHLREVIGGDDERFSRVVFNEITKNAITQAFQTPGELNIDRVNAQQARRFMDRVVGYMVSPLLWKKVARGLSAGRVQSVAVRLLVEREREIKAFVPEEYWQLHASLLTPDEQPLRMEVTHYNDKAFNPVSSDETQVAVKALQNATFTVKDREDRPTSSKPSAPLITSTLQQAASTRLSFGVKKTMMLAQRLYEAGYITYMRTDSTNLSQDAIQMARDYINENFGAKYLPKEPNVYSSKENSQEAHEAIRPSDINVIAESLKDMDNDAKRLYQLIWNQFVACQMTPAKYDSTTLTVESGDYKLRAKGRTLRFAGWTKVMPAMRNKDEDKTLPAVDVGAKLALAELEPTQHFTKPPARFSEATLVKELEKRGIGRPSTYASIISTIQDRGYVKVENRRFYAEKMGEIVTDRLEENFSDLMNYDFTAQMEDHLDHVANNEENWKAVLDAFFTDFSQQLEIAEKDPEEGGMRPNPMVITSIECPTCSRHMGIRTATTGVFLGCSGYALPPKERCKQTINLIPEDELLNILEGEDAETNALRARRRCPKCGTAMDSYLIDTHRKLHVCGNNPACDGYEVEEGEFRLKGYEGPVIECDKCGSEMHLKMGRFGKYMGCTNDDCKNTRKILKSGEIAPPKEDPVPLPELPCEKSDAYFVLRDGAAGVFLAANTFPKSRETRAPKVEELVRFKDRLAEKMRYLAEAPVADPEGNPTIVRFSRKTKQQYVSSEKDGKATGWSAFYVDGKWVEKTK; from the coding sequence ATGGGTAAAGCTCTTGTTATCGTGGAGTCCCCGGCTAAAGCCAAAACAATCAATAAATATCTTGGCAATGACTACGTAGTTAAATCTAGCGTGGGTCACATTCGTGATTTGCCAAAGAGTGGTTCTGGCAGCCAGAAGAGCGAAAACTCATCCGCCACGAAAGGCGTGAAAAAAGTTAAAAAGGATGAGAAATCAGCCTTAGTCAGCCGTATGGGAGTTGATCCCTATAACGGATGGAATGCGAATTATCAAATTCTACCCGGTAAAGAAAAAGTCGTGGCTGAACTAAAAGCATTGGCTGAGAAAGCTGATCATGTCTATCTCGCAACGGACCTTGACCGCGAAGGAGAAGCTATCGCGTGGCATTTACGCGAAGTTATCGGCGGTGATGATGAACGATTTAGTCGAGTGGTTTTTAACGAAATCACTAAAAATGCCATTACACAAGCTTTCCAAACTCCGGGTGAGTTAAATATAGATCGCGTTAACGCGCAACAAGCACGTCGCTTTATGGATCGTGTTGTGGGCTATATGGTTTCACCTTTACTTTGGAAAAAAGTGGCTCGTGGATTATCTGCGGGTCGAGTGCAATCAGTTGCCGTGCGTCTTTTAGTTGAACGTGAGCGTGAAATTAAAGCCTTTGTTCCCGAAGAATATTGGCAATTACACGCGTCACTGTTAACGCCTGATGAACAGCCATTGCGTATGGAAGTCACGCATTATAATGATAAAGCCTTCAACCCTGTTTCATCTGATGAAACACAGGTTGCGGTTAAAGCATTACAGAATGCGACCTTCACGGTAAAAGATCGTGAAGATAGACCAACATCCAGCAAGCCAAGCGCACCACTTATCACATCAACCTTACAGCAAGCGGCAAGTACGCGCTTAAGCTTTGGTGTGAAAAAGACGATGATGCTAGCTCAGCGCCTTTATGAAGCAGGTTATATAACCTATATGCGTACTGACTCAACTAACTTAAGTCAGGATGCAATTCAAATGGCGCGTGATTATATCAATGAGAATTTTGGCGCCAAGTATTTGCCGAAAGAGCCAAACGTTTATTCGAGCAAAGAAAATTCTCAAGAAGCGCACGAAGCTATCCGTCCTTCAGATATCAACGTTATCGCAGAATCTTTAAAAGATATGGATAACGATGCCAAACGTTTATATCAACTGATTTGGAATCAATTTGTTGCTTGCCAAATGACACCGGCAAAATACGATTCGACCACATTAACAGTCGAATCAGGTGATTATAAACTACGTGCTAAAGGTCGGACTTTACGTTTTGCAGGTTGGACGAAAGTCATGCCAGCGATGCGTAATAAAGATGAAGATAAAACCTTACCAGCCGTTGATGTAGGGGCAAAACTAGCTTTAGCTGAATTAGAACCTACTCAGCACTTTACTAAGCCACCAGCTCGTTTTAGCGAAGCGACGTTAGTTAAAGAATTAGAAAAACGCGGTATCGGCCGTCCATCAACATATGCATCTATCATCTCCACCATTCAAGATCGTGGTTATGTGAAAGTTGAAAACCGTCGTTTTTATGCAGAAAAAATGGGTGAAATTGTAACCGATCGCTTAGAAGAGAATTTTAGCGATTTAATGAATTATGATTTTACTGCGCAAATGGAAGATCACCTCGACCATGTTGCTAATAATGAAGAAAACTGGAAAGCGGTATTAGATGCGTTCTTCACCGATTTTAGTCAGCAATTAGAAATTGCTGAAAAAGATCCTGAAGAAGGCGGAATGCGACCAAATCCAATGGTTATTACGTCGATTGAATGTCCAACCTGTTCTCGTCATATGGGAATTAGAACGGCGACAACAGGCGTATTCTTAGGATGTTCAGGCTATGCTTTACCGCCTAAAGAGCGTTGTAAGCAAACCATTAACCTTATCCCTGAAGATGAATTATTAAATATTCTTGAAGGGGAAGATGCAGAAACCAACGCATTACGTGCTCGTCGTCGTTGCCCGAAATGTGGTACTGCAATGGACAGTTACCTGATTGATACTCATCGTAAATTACATGTTTGTGGTAATAATCCTGCATGTGATGGTTATGAAGTTGAAGAAGGTGAGTTCCGCTTAAAAGGTTATGAAGGTCCAGTTATTGAGTGCGATAAATGTGGATCTGAAATGCACCTGAAAATGGGGCGTTTTGGTAAATACATGGGCTGTACTAATGATGATTGTAAAAATACCCGTAAGATCTTAAAAAGCGGTGAAATTGCACCACCGAAGGAAGATCCCGTTCCGCTTCCAGAGTTGCCATGTGAAAAATCAGATGCTTACTTTGTCTTACGAGACGGTGCTGCGGGCGTATTCTTGGCTGCAAACACGTTCCCTAAATCAAGAGAAACGCGTGCACCAAAAGTAGAAGAACTGGTTCGCTTTAAAGACCGTTTAGCAGAGAAAATGCGTTATTTAGCAGAAGCGCCGGTGGCTGATCCTGAAGGAAACCCAACGATTGTGCGTTTTAGCCGTAAAACAAAACAGCAATATGTTTCTTCAGAGAAAGATGGCAAAGCAACAGGCTGGTCTGCGTTTTATGTCGATGGTAAATGGGTTGAAAAAACCAAATAA